ACGTGACGAAAAAGGCTGTTGATTTAGGAGCTTCATATTATATTTTAAAGCCTTTTGATATGGACACTTTGATCAACAATATTCGAGAGGTAAGTGGACAGAAGCAATCCTTTGTACAAAATTCTGTTCAATTACAGACGCCACAAGCGAAGGCGGAAGATAAGCCTTTAAACCTTGATGCAAGCATAACTAACATCATTCACGAAATTGGTGTGCCGGCCCATATTAAAGGGTATATGTATCTGCGTGAAGCGATTACGATGGTCTATAATGACATTGAACTTCTTGGATCTATTACGAAGGTTCTCTATCCTGATATTGCGAAGAAGTTTAATACGACGTCTAGTCGAGTAGAGCGTGCGATCCGACATGCGATTGAAGTGGCTTGGAGTCGTGGTAATATTGAATCTATTTCTTCGTTATTTGGCTACACGGTAAGTGTGACGAAGGCGAAACCAACGAACTCGGAGTTCATTGCGATGGTTGCAGATAAATTAAGAATTGAGCATAAAGTAAGTTGAGCGAAAAACATGTAAACGAAATCATAATTCCAAAACACCTTTCTTCTATTTGATTGTTCAAATGGAGAAAGGTGTTTTGTTTTTTTAATACTATATGGCGGAGTGGCTTCGGGGGAGAAAAATACTGAAGCAAGTTTACTCGCACCCCCTTAGGATGAAGTTAGTAGAGGAATGCACAGGAATAGAGGGAGCTAGGGCTATTCTGAGTGTGCGCTAGCTAGGGGGAGACCAAAAGAATAGCGGCTTTAATCCCACTTCCATCCACTCATATATTATTTTAGCGTTGCTCTTCAACGACATGTCGCTTAAACAGTTCGATGATTGCATCAGTCCCTACACTTAATGGCCGTACCGTTTCAATATCTCCAGAGGCTGGATGGTATGTAATCACAAATTCTTTATCGTTATATATCGTTTGATAGACTTCTCTACCGCTGTCGCGTTCAATTAATTCGAACATATCAGTTTCCTCCCTTTAATACGTTTTATTTATATTGTTTTCTAATACACATGAGTTATGCAAAAACTTCTAATGAGTGAAAAAGGTGTGATTGGCTCATACTATACGAAAGCAATACAGCAAGAGAGGCGATCCATGTTGAAGCACTTGAAAATGATAGCTGGTATAGCGTACCAGGACAATAAAACGAAAGCTTTGATTAAGAGAATTCCGCGGAATGCAGTTGCGGTTGTTTGTCATCGCGATATTGATGCCCTAGCAGCAGAAGGGTTAATTCATTCTCAAGTAAAAGCAGTAATTAACTTTAATGAATCAATGACAGGTACGTATGATCACGATGGCGTATGGAAGCTGTTAGAAGCTGGTATCCCAGTTTTTGATGCCTTTGGTCCGAAGCAAGATTTAGATCATCAGTATATTCACATCATAGATGGTGAATTGTATGTGCGAAATAATGGAACTTATGAAAAGGTAGCAGAAGTTTTTCAATATAGTTTTAATGTGGTTATACAAAGGAAAAGGCATGCCTGGAATAACCTATCTGAGCAATATAGGGCTTTTGTTAATAATTCATTAACGCACGCTGAAAAGGAACTGCATCAATTTTTACACCCTATTGTTCAATTATCATTGCGAAAGAAAATGGAAGGGAAGGATGTATTAATTGTTGCTAGGGGTGAAGGCTATATGGATGACCTTAAGGCGTTCAAACGGTTGAGGGGTAAAAAAGAGGTTGTCATTATAGCTGTTGATGGAGGTGCTGATGGATTACTCGCATGTCGTATGAAACCGGATTTTATTATCGGTGATATGGATTCGGTCAGTCGCAAGGCATTGACGGCAGGGGATCCACAGTTAATCGTTCATCGGTATTTGGATGGATCTTCTCCGGGAGAGGTACGGTTAAAACAGTTAGGGTTACGAGTCGACGCGATAACGTTTGTGGGAACCAGTGAAGATGTCGCACTCATTTTTTCCTATTGGGCAAAAGCGAACAAAATTTATATGATTGGTACCCGTTCGAGTATGAATGAGTTTTTAGAGAAAGGGAGACCAGGAATGGGTTCAAGTTTACTTGCGCGGATTCAGGCTGGGCATAAAATTGTCGATTTGAAGGGGATCCGTCATGTGATCAATGAAAACGACTACCCAATGCCAAAATTAGTGGCATTGCCTGCGTTCCTTTTATTCGCTCTTTATTTTGCAAGTCCTAAAATGGAACTATTAATCACAATAATTTTGCAAGTGATAAGGTAGGATGATGATATGTGGAAACAAACAGTACAGATGTATATGGCAATTGGAGCAGCTGTCGCTGTCGGCATAATGATCGGGGTTCTCTTTGATAAGGAATGGTTGACAGAACAGCAACTCGCATATATTCAAAGTTTAAGGCAAGAAAATTCAGTCCTAAGTCAAGAGAGGGAACAGTGGTTAGCATATGTTGAGGACGAATTAAAGCATATGGATGTTTTTGTTTCAGGAGACCGACAAAATGATGATCTCCTATACCATCTATTATCACAAGTTGGAATTAAAGCAACGACCATTCAAGAGCTTGATCCTGTCATGGAACGAAAGGGGATATTGATTACAATGGGGGAAGAACTAGATCTTCATGAGAATGAACTGCCTCACATTGCATTAGAACAGATCCCTAATGATGGGCAAGATGTGTTGCAGTTATATGTTGCTTTGCTTCGTCTTAAAGGAGAGGTGTCTGATGGATAAGGTTAGTGTAGTGGTTCCAGCCTATAATGAAGAGCATTATATCGGTGAAACCTTAAATACACTAAAGCAATGTAGTTGGGCAGAAGAAATTATCGTTGTAAATGACGGTAGTCGTGATCGAACCGGAGAGATTGCGGATGTACATAGTGACAAATCGGTTCATTTAGAGAGGAATTATGGAAAATCCTATGCCATCAAACAAGGATGGAAACGAGCGAGTGGGGATATCATTGTTTGTATAGACTGTGATCTTGGGGCATCTGCAGCAGAGGCGGAAAAGTTGATTCAGCCACTGTTGACATATTCATTCATTGATGTTGTTATTGGCCGTCTTGCTGAACCGAAAAAAAGGGGGTTCGGTCTTTTAAAAAAACGGACACAACGATTGGTGTTAAAGAAGACGGGTTGCTGGCTTACGGCTCCATTATCAGGACAGCGGGCGTTTCGGAGGAGGTGGCTTCCGTATATTCAACTTGATCATGCCACTGGCTTTGGTGTTGAAGTGGCGATGAACATACGCTTGTTGCAAGCGGGAGCTACTGTTGTTGAAGTGGATACAGATATCAAACACCGTGAAACAGGGAAAGATTTGAAGGGGTTTATCCATCGAGGTAAACAATGGCTAGATATTGAGAAAACGATCTGGAGTGTATCAATATGATTGTGCTTATCTTTTTAGTTCCTATTTTAACGTATTTATTCATGCGTGTTTTTAAAGCATTTGGTTGGACAACGACGAATTTTGAGGGGAAAGATATACCTTATAGCCTCGGACTGATTGTCGTTTTTTCTTTTATAGTGTTTTCTCTCGTTGCGCCCATTGAGAATCAAGCATCTTCTCTTTATAGTTTTTTGTTTATTACGTGTATTTGGTTCATAGGTTTTATTGATGATCGTTTTGGGGATTTAGGGCCAAAGGGGCTTCATGGTCACTTTAAATATTTACTAAAGGAAGGGAAAGTAAGTACAGGATTACTTAAGGTAGTCGGTACGGTAGGCGTTAGTTTCTTTTATTTATTCGTGTATTTGCAACCGGCAACGATTGCTGAGGGGGTTCGCTACGCTGCTTTGTTGATTTTAACACCTCATATCATGAATTTATTTGATACAAGACCGCTGCGTGTTTGGAAGATAACGTTGTTGCATTCGTTCCTTTTTTTATCGTTCATTGACTTGCTGCCCTTTTCATTTACTGTCTTTTTATTAACGGTTTTCTTTGTCCTTTATGTATTTGAAGGGCATCAATTAGCGATGTTAGGAGACAATGGGGCAACTTCGATTGGTGCGGTGCTTGCCTTGCTAACCATTTTATACACTGATGTTCAGGTTCAATGGTCCGCTGTTGCGGTTTATGCGCTATTAACCATCATAGCTGAAAAATCATCATTTAGTTACTGGATCGAAAAGACACCGCTATTAAAACGGCTTGACCGTTGGGGATTATCATAAATGAATAGATAAAATGGGGCTGCCTATCACCATTAGGACAGCCCCTCTTTAGGCATTATGCTTTCTTTTGGTATTTAGGAGCGACTTTATTATTTTTCCTGTCTCGATAAAATATGAATCCACCGACAAAGCCTAACCCTAATACAAACGCAATCAGTCCTGCGAAAAATTGTAACCATAATGCTGGGAATGGAACATGAAGTATGTTAAAAAAGACATCGCGCATTAATTTAATTCCAAACCCAGCGATGAATCCTGGGATTAATAAGACCAAAAGTGCAATAAACCTCATCTTTTAAAGTCCTTTCAAAACGTAATAGTAAATAGACTAAACTTAGTTTACATGATTTTTTTATGGCTGTCCAAGTTCGTTATTGAAAGTTTTATGAATTTAAGAGATAGTTACAAGTAGTTCTATCAATTAGAGGTACAGCTTTTTATTCAATAGAGGTGATCGGTTGTGAAAAAAATAATGATCATTGGTGCGGGTGAAGGTGGTACAGCATTGCTTCGTATGCTCGTAGAAGCAGAGACGATGCAAGTGGTTGCGGTAAGTGATATTGACCCGCAAGCTCCGGGGTTAGATGAAGCGAGGCGTCTTGGGATCGAAACGAGTACTGATTGGCGTACGCTGTTGTCAGATAGGGTTGATGTAGTCATTGAGGCAACAGGGGACGAACATGTGCTAGCTGAGATTAACCAGCGTTGTAGTGAGCGAACAGCAGTTATTCCTGGGCAGGTTGCTAGCTTAATTTTTAATTTAATAGCGGAAAAGGAAGCGTTGATTGGCAAGTTAGAACAGCATTATAACATTCACGATATCATTCTAAATTCGACACATGATGGGATGATCGCGATCAATGAGCAACGAAGGATCACACTAGTGAATGCGGCAGCAGAACGGATGACGGGGTTAAAGGCGGCGGATGTCATAAATAAGGACATTCATGATGTTATGCCATCCAGTCTTTTACCGAACGTGTTACATACAGGGGTTGAAGAAACCAACCGAGAACAAGTGCTTGAGAATGGGCGAAAAATTGTCACGACACGGGTTCAAATGAAAGATGATGATCGCTTAATCGGTGCGCTAGCTGTTTTTAAAGACATTACTGAAATTGTTCAAATGGCCGAACAAGTTACAAATTTAAAAAGCATACAAACGATGTTGGAGGCTATCATTAACTCATCGGATGAAGCGATTTCAGTGGTTGATGAGCACGGAAAGGGGTTAATGATTAATCCGGCTTATACACGTTTGACAGGTCTTTCTCCAGAAGAGGTGATTGGTAAACCTGCTACCGCTGATATTTATGAAGGAGAAAGTATGCACATGCATGTCTTAAAAACGAGAAAGCCTGTCCGTGGCGTTCGTTTAAAGGTTGGTCCGAAACGTCGTGATGTCGTTGTCAATGTTGCTCCTGTTATCGTTGACGGCCAGTTAAAGGGGAGTGTCGGTGTCATTCATGACGTTTCTGAAATTAAATCGCTAACAGATGAACTTGAACGTGCTAGACGAATCATTCGTACACTTGAAGCGAAGTACTCATTTGATGATATTATTGGAGAATCTGAAGAGATGAAGCTTGCGATTGAACAAGCAAAAATTGGAGCTTCGACACCAGCAACCGTATTGTTGCGCGGGGAGTCGGGGACAGGGAAAGAATTATTCGCCCATGCGATTCACAACGAAAGTGATCGGAAATATAAAAAATTCATTCGAGTGAACTGTGCTGCTATTTCAGATTCGTTACTTGAAAGTGAATTGTTTGGCTATGAAGAGGGTGCGTTTTCTGGGGCAAAGCGAGGCGGCAAACGTGGCTTGTTTGAGGAAGCGAATAACGGTAGTATTTTTTTAGACGAAATTGGTGAGCTCTCTAGTAGTACCCAGGCAAAACTGCTACGCGTACTGCAGGAAAAAGAAATTGTACGTGTCGGTGGAACAAAAGCGATCCCGATTGATGTTCGGGTTATTGCGGCAACGAACGTTAACCTTGAAAAAGGTATAAATGAAAATACCTTTAGGGAAGATTTATACTATCGTTTAAATAAAATGCCAATACAAATTCCGTCTTTGCGTGACCGCAAAGGTGATTTGTGTCATTTGGGTAAGCATCTTGTTTCAAAAATTAATCAGGACTATGGTCGAAATGTGGAAGGAATTACGCAAGAGGCATTAACACATTTACAAAGCTATCATTGGCCTGGGAATGTTCGCGAATTAGAGAATGTCCTAGGTCGGGCAATTATCTATATGAAACAGACCGAACGTAACATTGATGTCCATCATATCCCCCCGCTCGATATTGAAGCTCAAGTGGTGGTTAAACAAGAGCAGGCTACCGCTAGTGATTATTCATCACTAGCAGAGATGGTTGAGCAATTTGAGAAAGACAAAATCATTGAAGCGTTACAAGCACATAAAGGAAATAAGACAGCGACGGCGAAGAGTTTAAAGCTGTCGATTCGTAATTTATATTATAAACTTGGTAAA
Above is a genomic segment from Desertibacillus haloalkaliphilus containing:
- the spo0A gene encoding sporulation transcription factor Spo0A encodes the protein MGTVKVCVADDNRELVNLLNEYISAQEDMEVVGVAYNGQECLTIVEEKEPDVLILDIIMPHLDGLAVLEKVNQAGLKKRPNIIMLTAFGQEDVTKKAVDLGASYYILKPFDMDTLINNIREVSGQKQSFVQNSVQLQTPQAKAEDKPLNLDASITNIIHEIGVPAHIKGYMYLREAITMVYNDIELLGSITKVLYPDIAKKFNTTSSRVERAIRHAIEVAWSRGNIESISSLFGYTVSVTKAKPTNSEFIAMVADKLRIEHKVS
- the steA gene encoding putative cytokinetic ring protein SteA, which gives rise to MQKLLMSEKGVIGSYYTKAIQQERRSMLKHLKMIAGIAYQDNKTKALIKRIPRNAVAVVCHRDIDALAAEGLIHSQVKAVINFNESMTGTYDHDGVWKLLEAGIPVFDAFGPKQDLDHQYIHIIDGELYVRNNGTYEKVAEVFQYSFNVVIQRKRHAWNNLSEQYRAFVNNSLTHAEKELHQFLHPIVQLSLRKKMEGKDVLIVARGEGYMDDLKAFKRLRGKKEVVIIAVDGGADGLLACRMKPDFIIGDMDSVSRKALTAGDPQLIVHRYLDGSSPGEVRLKQLGLRVDAITFVGTSEDVALIFSYWAKANKIYMIGTRSSMNEFLEKGRPGMGSSLLARIQAGHKIVDLKGIRHVINENDYPMPKLVALPAFLLFALYFASPKMELLITIILQVIR
- a CDS encoding glycosyltransferase family 2 protein, whose protein sequence is MDKVSVVVPAYNEEHYIGETLNTLKQCSWAEEIIVVNDGSRDRTGEIADVHSDKSVHLERNYGKSYAIKQGWKRASGDIIVCIDCDLGASAAEAEKLIQPLLTYSFIDVVIGRLAEPKKRGFGLLKKRTQRLVLKKTGCWLTAPLSGQRAFRRRWLPYIQLDHATGFGVEVAMNIRLLQAGATVVEVDTDIKHRETGKDLKGFIHRGKQWLDIEKTIWSVSI
- a CDS encoding DUF2627 domain-containing protein, which gives rise to MRFIALLVLLIPGFIAGFGIKLMRDVFFNILHVPFPALWLQFFAGLIAFVLGLGFVGGFIFYRDRKNNKVAPKYQKKA
- a CDS encoding sigma 54-interacting transcriptional regulator, encoding MKKIMIIGAGEGGTALLRMLVEAETMQVVAVSDIDPQAPGLDEARRLGIETSTDWRTLLSDRVDVVIEATGDEHVLAEINQRCSERTAVIPGQVASLIFNLIAEKEALIGKLEQHYNIHDIILNSTHDGMIAINEQRRITLVNAAAERMTGLKAADVINKDIHDVMPSSLLPNVLHTGVEETNREQVLENGRKIVTTRVQMKDDDRLIGALAVFKDITEIVQMAEQVTNLKSIQTMLEAIINSSDEAISVVDEHGKGLMINPAYTRLTGLSPEEVIGKPATADIYEGESMHMHVLKTRKPVRGVRLKVGPKRRDVVVNVAPVIVDGQLKGSVGVIHDVSEIKSLTDELERARRIIRTLEAKYSFDDIIGESEEMKLAIEQAKIGASTPATVLLRGESGTGKELFAHAIHNESDRKYKKFIRVNCAAISDSLLESELFGYEEGAFSGAKRGGKRGLFEEANNGSIFLDEIGELSSSTQAKLLRVLQEKEIVRVGGTKAIPIDVRVIAATNVNLEKGINENTFREDLYYRLNKMPIQIPSLRDRKGDLCHLGKHLVSKINQDYGRNVEGITQEALTHLQSYHWPGNVRELENVLGRAIIYMKQTERNIDVHHIPPLDIEAQVVVKQEQATASDYSSLAEMVEQFEKDKIIEALQAHKGNKTATAKSLKLSIRNLYYKLGKYNIEKHGMQ